One genomic segment of Microbacterium sp. ProA8 includes these proteins:
- a CDS encoding helix-turn-helix domain-containing protein: MLGKTYDSQVCSIARSLELVGERWSLLIIRDALFAGVTRFGDFQHNLGIASNVLASRLESFVASGIMDRDGAADYVLTPKGHDLAVALIALTEWGDEWASSVEPPILYRHSRCDGAVHAAAACESCGVVPADEIGVRIGPGMPPEYLAARRGGARAKA; encoded by the coding sequence ATGTTGGGCAAGACGTATGACTCCCAGGTGTGCTCCATCGCGCGATCGCTCGAGCTGGTCGGCGAGCGGTGGAGTCTGCTCATCATCCGCGACGCCCTGTTCGCCGGCGTGACGCGCTTCGGCGACTTTCAGCACAACCTGGGGATCGCCAGCAACGTGCTCGCCTCCCGGCTGGAGTCGTTCGTGGCGAGCGGCATCATGGACCGTGACGGCGCGGCCGACTACGTCCTCACGCCGAAGGGCCACGACCTCGCGGTCGCGCTCATCGCTCTCACCGAGTGGGGAGACGAGTGGGCCTCCTCCGTCGAGCCGCCGATCCTGTACCGGCACTCCCGCTGCGACGGAGCGGTGCATGCCGCCGCCGCGTGCGAGTCGTGCGGCGTGGTTCCGGCCGACGAGATCGGGGTCCGCATCGGCCCCGGCATGCCGCCGGAGTACCTGGCCGCACGGCGGGGCGGTGCTCGCGCGAAGGCATAA
- a CDS encoding CDP-alcohol phosphatidyltransferase family protein, with product MGKVQWSAGLFAAWAQPWWWVAAGTVGLVAIGVAVPLSALAVTVGFAYLVVSTMLLTVALRRRGAGRFGPANAVTATRSTLVGLVTALTVASLEGTTGPTPPDASLDAPAAGGGAVGTTVLLVSLVACALALDGVDGYVARRTGSESELGARFDMEVDAFLLLVLSVYDARYVGWWVLSIGLLRYAFVVAGALLPWMRRTLPPRYWRKVVTAASGIALAVVAAQVLPSTATLAVAAAALLLMLESFGRDVTWLVRMNLRSRALVSLEKASTTSPPPESR from the coding sequence ATGGGAAAAGTTCAGTGGTCCGCAGGGCTTTTCGCCGCATGGGCTCAGCCGTGGTGGTGGGTCGCGGCCGGGACGGTGGGCCTCGTCGCGATCGGCGTGGCCGTGCCGCTGTCGGCCTTGGCCGTGACGGTGGGGTTCGCCTACCTGGTCGTTTCGACGATGCTGCTGACCGTCGCGCTGCGCCGTCGGGGCGCCGGTCGGTTCGGACCTGCGAACGCCGTCACCGCCACCCGCTCGACGCTCGTCGGCCTCGTGACCGCCCTGACGGTCGCTTCCCTGGAGGGCACGACCGGGCCCACGCCGCCGGACGCTTCGCTCGACGCGCCGGCGGCGGGCGGTGGGGCCGTGGGGACCACCGTTCTGCTGGTGTCTCTCGTGGCCTGCGCGCTCGCGCTGGACGGGGTGGACGGGTACGTCGCCCGCCGCACCGGCAGCGAGAGCGAGCTGGGCGCCCGCTTCGACATGGAGGTCGATGCCTTCCTGCTGCTCGTGCTGTCCGTGTACGACGCGCGGTATGTGGGCTGGTGGGTGCTGTCGATCGGTCTGCTGCGCTACGCCTTCGTCGTGGCGGGCGCGCTGCTGCCCTGGATGCGCCGGACCCTGCCGCCGAGGTACTGGCGCAAAGTGGTCACCGCGGCCTCGGGGATCGCCCTCGCGGTCGTCGCGGCGCAAGTGCTGCCGTCGACCGCCACCCTGGCCGTCGCCGCCGCGGCCCTCTTGCTGATGCTCGAGTCGTTCGGCCGCGACGTCACGTGGCTCGTGCGGATGAACCTCCGCAGCCGCGCCCTCGTTTCCCTCGAGAAGGCGTCGACGACCTCACCTCCACCGGAGAGCAGATAA
- a CDS encoding SRPBCC domain-containing protein has translation MTANFTTTITVDASPQAAFDAINDVSSWWGRITGSTTAVDDEFVYVVPGLHYSGFRVTELEPASRVSWLVTGSYLDFVADKQEWNGSTVRFDITEVDGRTQVVFTHEGLTADDECYEICTNAWGMFVNGSLKALIETGRGAPYVFDGNEALTTDDHDELHRQVAASRASAAAG, from the coding sequence ATGACTGCCAACTTCACGACCACCATCACCGTCGACGCCTCGCCGCAGGCGGCGTTCGATGCGATCAACGACGTCTCCAGCTGGTGGGGACGCATCACCGGCTCGACGACGGCCGTCGACGACGAGTTCGTCTACGTCGTCCCGGGGCTGCACTACAGCGGCTTCCGGGTGACCGAGCTCGAGCCCGCCAGCCGTGTCTCGTGGCTGGTCACGGGGAGCTACCTCGACTTCGTCGCTGACAAGCAGGAATGGAACGGCAGCACGGTGCGCTTCGACATCACGGAGGTGGACGGCCGCACCCAGGTCGTCTTCACCCATGAAGGCCTCACCGCGGACGACGAGTGCTACGAGATCTGCACCAACGCCTGGGGCATGTTCGTGAACGGCAGCCTCAAGGCGCTGATCGAGACCGGGCGGGGCGCTCCGTACGTCTTCGACGGGAACGAGGCCCTGACGACGGACGATCACGACGAGCTGCACCGTCAGGTGGCCGCCTCGCGCGCCTCTGCCGCGGCGGGGTAG
- a CDS encoding glycosyltransferase family 4 protein, whose amino-acid sequence MTSGPSVRFLVPEGVDDPRRVSGGNVYDRHIRDGLRARGWEVTTQEVADAAAAASALRDAPDGALVLVDGLVGGWTPAALEEHAPRLRVVLLAHMVVTAFPDATNAAAEAERRALGVARAVVVTSHWTADELARRGLVGPSRVTVAVPGVDRADAVTPRDENDLLCVGVLAPHKGQDTLLDALARLPTADWTCAVVGSAEPFPDFAATIADRAAAFDGRVSIAGVLDDDALAEAYQRSALLVAPSRVESWGMAIGEARARGLPVIGADTGGIPEALTGGGGLVVPPDDPAALAGALEAWMSDPPLRARLRREALTARATLPTWSDAVARVADVLEAA is encoded by the coding sequence GTGACGAGCGGACCCTCGGTCCGCTTCCTCGTCCCCGAAGGGGTCGACGACCCCCGTCGCGTCAGCGGCGGCAACGTGTACGACCGGCACATCCGGGACGGACTGCGCGCGCGCGGCTGGGAGGTGACGACGCAGGAGGTGGCGGATGCGGCGGCTGCGGCATCCGCTCTCCGCGATGCGCCCGACGGTGCCCTGGTGCTGGTGGACGGACTCGTGGGGGGATGGACGCCCGCCGCGCTCGAGGAGCACGCGCCGCGCCTGCGCGTGGTGCTGCTCGCGCACATGGTGGTCACGGCCTTCCCCGATGCCACGAATGCCGCGGCCGAGGCGGAGCGACGAGCGCTGGGGGTCGCCCGCGCCGTGGTCGTGACGAGTCACTGGACCGCGGACGAGCTGGCTCGACGAGGGCTGGTCGGTCCCTCGCGGGTCACGGTCGCCGTTCCTGGCGTGGACCGGGCCGACGCCGTCACGCCGCGCGACGAGAACGATCTGCTCTGCGTCGGGGTGCTGGCGCCGCACAAGGGTCAGGACACGCTGCTCGATGCGCTCGCGCGGCTGCCGACCGCCGATTGGACGTGCGCCGTCGTCGGATCCGCCGAGCCGTTCCCGGACTTCGCGGCGACCATCGCCGACCGTGCCGCCGCCTTCGACGGGAGGGTCAGCATCGCCGGCGTGCTCGACGACGATGCGCTCGCCGAGGCGTATCAGCGCAGCGCGCTGCTTGTCGCACCGTCCCGTGTCGAGAGCTGGGGCATGGCCATCGGCGAGGCGCGGGCGCGGGGACTGCCCGTCATCGGCGCCGACACCGGCGGGATCCCCGAGGCTCTCACCGGCGGCGGCGGACTCGTCGTGCCGCCCGACGACCCCGCTGCACTGGCCGGGGCATTGGAGGCATGGATGTCGGACCCGCCGCTGCGGGCCCGACTGCGGCGCGAAGCACTCACGGCCCGCGCCACCCTGCCGACGTGGAGCGACGCCGTCGCGCGCGTCGCCGACGTGCTGGAGGCGGCATGA
- a CDS encoding SRPBCC family protein, with amino-acid sequence MGRSGIYVETMIAADLEAVWAATQDPAEHVRWDVRFTRITPDGVTDAGATTFAYERRAPGHSIRGTGVSIGETQRPDGVRTSALRFHTDDPLSPIRAGRGYWRYVPHERGITFVTGYDYSPGWGILDVVVRPLLGWATAWSFDRLRIWLETGVPPERWPFWSVLWWWRADRPRAARCRRAPVSGRRRADHLQDAPATLAALPDPGAAV; translated from the coding sequence GTGGGTCGCAGCGGCATCTATGTGGAGACGATGATCGCCGCCGACCTCGAGGCGGTGTGGGCCGCCACGCAAGACCCCGCCGAGCACGTCCGGTGGGATGTCAGGTTCACCCGGATCACGCCCGACGGAGTGACGGATGCCGGTGCCACGACCTTCGCCTACGAACGCCGTGCGCCCGGGCACAGCATCCGCGGGACCGGTGTGAGCATCGGCGAGACGCAGCGCCCGGACGGTGTGCGGACGTCGGCGCTGCGCTTCCACACCGACGATCCGCTGTCGCCGATCCGGGCAGGACGCGGGTACTGGCGCTATGTCCCGCACGAGCGGGGGATCACGTTCGTCACCGGGTACGACTACAGCCCCGGGTGGGGCATCCTGGACGTCGTCGTCCGCCCTCTGCTCGGCTGGGCCACGGCGTGGAGCTTCGACCGGCTCCGCATCTGGCTGGAGACCGGCGTCCCGCCCGAGCGGTGGCCCTTCTGGAGCGTGCTGTGGTGGTGGCGTGCGGATCGACCTCGTGCGGCGCGCTGCCGCCGCGCACCGGTGTCCGGGCGGCGCCGCGCGGACCATCTGCAGGATGCACCCGCCACGCTGGCGGCCCTGCCCGACCCGGGAGCGGCGGTATGA
- a CDS encoding zinc-binding alcohol dehydrogenase gives MAVTGNTTQTPAAVHSDAPDAAIAWWTIGPGQGEFRSEGLPRPAEGEASVRTLWTGVSRGTEALVARGEVPESERTRMRAPFQGGDFPFPVKYGYLNVGTVEEGPASLQGRTVFALVPHQSRYVVAADALVAVPESVPPRRAVLAGAVETAVNVLWDAAPLIGDRVVIVGAGMIGCAIARVARGIPGADVTLVDVDPAKAAIARALGVRFVLGPDAEDQPLEPDVVVEASGSGTGLELALRLAPTDGEVVVASWYGSRAVPIELGADFHSRRLTIRSSQVGAVSPRRRGSRTTRDRLAVALRLLEDPAFDLLLGGGSSWRQLPEITASLAAGTAGELCHTIDWSSAGEALSDERESK, from the coding sequence ATGGCGGTCACCGGGAACACGACGCAGACACCCGCCGCGGTTCACAGTGATGCTCCGGATGCCGCGATCGCCTGGTGGACGATCGGTCCCGGGCAGGGCGAGTTCCGGTCCGAAGGACTGCCACGCCCGGCCGAGGGCGAGGCGTCGGTGCGGACGCTCTGGACCGGTGTGAGCCGCGGCACCGAGGCGCTCGTCGCCCGCGGCGAGGTGCCGGAGTCGGAGCGGACCCGCATGCGAGCGCCGTTCCAGGGCGGCGACTTCCCCTTCCCGGTGAAGTACGGCTATCTCAATGTCGGCACCGTCGAGGAGGGCCCGGCATCGCTGCAGGGCCGCACGGTGTTCGCCCTGGTCCCGCACCAGTCGCGGTACGTGGTCGCGGCGGATGCGCTCGTCGCCGTGCCGGAATCCGTCCCGCCCCGTCGAGCGGTGCTGGCCGGCGCGGTCGAGACGGCGGTCAATGTGCTGTGGGACGCCGCCCCACTGATCGGCGACCGCGTGGTCATCGTCGGGGCCGGCATGATCGGATGCGCCATCGCGCGGGTGGCGCGCGGCATCCCGGGCGCCGACGTCACGCTCGTCGACGTCGATCCGGCGAAGGCGGCGATCGCTCGAGCCCTCGGGGTGAGGTTCGTGCTCGGCCCGGACGCGGAGGACCAGCCGCTCGAGCCGGACGTCGTCGTCGAAGCGAGCGGCAGCGGCACGGGACTCGAGCTCGCGCTGCGGCTGGCGCCCACCGACGGCGAGGTGGTCGTCGCCAGCTGGTACGGCAGCCGGGCCGTGCCGATCGAGCTCGGCGCCGACTTCCACTCGCGCCGGCTGACGATCCGCTCCAGCCAGGTCGGCGCCGTCTCACCGCGTCGCCGTGGCAGCCGCACCACCCGTGACCGGCTGGCGGTGGCGCTCCGGCTGCTCGAAGATCCCGCATTCGATCTGCTGCTGGGTGGAGGATCGTCGTGGCGACAGCTGCCGGAGATCACCGCCTCCCTCGCTGCGGGCACGGCCGGCGAGCTGTGCCACACGATCGATTGGAGCAGCGCCGGTGAGGCGCTGAGCGACGAAAGGGAGTCGAAGTGA
- a CDS encoding MFS transporter translates to MASTQQSPDTMKQSSLRRVVTASMAGTVVEWYEFFLYATAATLVFNKIMFPPSDDPYAPIIAAFVTYAVGFIARPLGGIVFGHFGDKYGRKKLLQFAIILVGIATFLMGCLPTFDMIGYWAPALLVALRFAQGFAVGGEWGGAILLVAEHSPNKTRGFWASWPQAAVPIGNLLATVVLLVLSRTLTEEQFLAWGWRIGFWLSVVIVAVGYYVRTRVTDAPIFVEVQKQVEQSKAVRFGVLEVIKRYPRGVLTAMGLRFAENIMYYLVVTFSITYLAVALEVDTSEILGLLVIAHIVHMIVIPLIGGLTDRLGRKPVYLIGTVGAAAWGFVAFPMFDTRNPVIIVAAISLGLFIHAFMYAPQPAIMSEMFPTRMRYSGVSLGYQVTSIIAGSLAPIIATALLSSTGSYVPVAVYLAIAAGVTLIAALSMRETKGSSLHDLDRIDEEQLAAEKVPTSA, encoded by the coding sequence ATGGCATCCACGCAGCAATCACCAGACACGATGAAGCAATCGAGTCTGCGTCGGGTCGTCACGGCTTCGATGGCCGGAACCGTCGTCGAGTGGTACGAGTTCTTCCTCTACGCCACGGCGGCGACACTCGTGTTCAACAAGATCATGTTCCCGCCGTCGGACGACCCGTACGCGCCGATCATCGCGGCGTTCGTCACCTACGCCGTCGGCTTCATCGCCCGGCCGCTCGGCGGCATCGTCTTCGGGCATTTCGGCGACAAGTACGGGCGCAAGAAGCTGCTCCAGTTCGCGATCATCCTCGTGGGCATCGCCACATTCCTCATGGGGTGCCTGCCCACGTTCGACATGATCGGCTACTGGGCGCCTGCCCTTCTCGTGGCTCTGCGCTTCGCGCAGGGCTTCGCGGTGGGCGGCGAATGGGGCGGCGCGATCCTTTTGGTCGCGGAGCACTCGCCCAACAAGACGCGCGGCTTCTGGGCATCGTGGCCGCAGGCCGCAGTGCCGATCGGCAACCTCCTGGCCACCGTCGTGCTGCTCGTCCTGAGCCGCACCCTGACCGAGGAGCAGTTCCTCGCCTGGGGCTGGCGCATCGGTTTCTGGCTCTCGGTCGTCATCGTCGCCGTCGGCTATTACGTCCGCACACGTGTCACCGACGCGCCGATCTTCGTGGAGGTCCAGAAGCAGGTCGAGCAGTCCAAGGCCGTGCGTTTCGGTGTGCTCGAGGTGATCAAGCGCTATCCGCGCGGCGTGCTCACGGCCATGGGCCTGCGATTCGCCGAGAACATCATGTACTACCTCGTCGTGACGTTCTCGATCACCTACCTGGCGGTCGCCCTGGAGGTCGACACCTCCGAGATCCTCGGGCTCCTGGTCATCGCGCACATCGTGCACATGATCGTCATCCCGCTCATCGGCGGTCTGACCGACCGGCTCGGCCGCAAGCCGGTGTACCTGATCGGCACCGTCGGCGCGGCCGCATGGGGCTTCGTGGCCTTCCCCATGTTCGACACGCGCAATCCCGTGATCATCGTCGCGGCGATCAGCCTCGGCCTCTTCATCCACGCGTTCATGTACGCGCCGCAGCCGGCGATCATGTCCGAGATGTTCCCGACGCGCATGCGGTATTCGGGCGTTTCGCTGGGCTATCAGGTGACCTCGATCATCGCGGGCTCGCTCGCACCGATCATCGCCACGGCGCTGCTGTCGAGCACCGGGTCGTACGTCCCGGTCGCCGTGTACCTGGCGATCGCGGCGGGCGTCACGCTCATCGCCGCGCTGTCGATGCGCGAGACCAAGGGATCGTCGCTGCACGATCTCGACCGCATCGACGAGGAACAGCTGGCCGCCGAGAAGGTGCCCACCTCCGCCTGA
- a CDS encoding 6-carboxytetrahydropterin synthase: MTFSVTVRDHLMIAHSLRGEVFGPAQQLHGATFLVDATFRADELDADGVVVDIGRASEVVREIVGALTYRNLDDEPDFEGLNTTTERLCQIVGDRLAARVRDGAVGASPLTGIMVTLHESHVAWASYEVAL, from the coding sequence GTGACCTTCAGCGTGACCGTCCGCGACCATCTGATGATCGCCCACAGCCTGCGCGGCGAAGTCTTCGGCCCGGCGCAGCAGCTGCACGGGGCCACCTTCCTGGTCGACGCGACCTTCCGCGCCGACGAGCTCGACGCCGATGGCGTCGTGGTGGACATCGGCCGTGCGAGCGAGGTGGTCCGCGAGATCGTCGGCGCGCTGACATACCGCAACCTCGACGACGAGCCGGACTTCGAGGGGCTGAACACCACGACCGAGCGGCTGTGCCAGATCGTGGGCGACCGCCTCGCGGCGCGTGTGCGCGACGGCGCGGTCGGCGCGTCGCCCCTGACCGGCATCATGGTGACGCTGCACGAGTCCCATGTCGCCTGGGCCTCCTACGAGGTGGCGTTGTGA
- a CDS encoding peptidoglycan DD-metalloendopeptidase family protein — MQATSETPGTGRATVRRQAASATPERPAVVWGRSVDPKRTDAAAPPAPQAPASSYVTPASDVPAPRPSLSAADALVAPVLPDVDSAPVASGPALAAPAPVAPAPSSVDVPVASGPVIDPIAPRARARAAVPAAPAAPAEHVSRRTRRIQTGAQPVVDVPPIAAQTPAAPERAAAVFEAALPTREEPAPLLDTVLVPAEPFELLSPAVEAAAPVEAVTLAAEPAAPAPAGETASTWIAETFAKLLAADAAATVASTAAAEPVHTAQTAAPHAQAEPTLAEPQTTAGPQTAAPQAEAQTTVPPRTVPGRRRAAAHQTTTQPAVPMAPAAASPAAPAPRVDVPSPTTAAPTSASAARPADAPTAPTHAEQPRPERVGPLTGPIPQPAASDVDEFEAASRLFAFTGETPVQQAQPDAQPAGDAQPAPHAATRSAPARRGAAFKRTATASFSVGVLGIVGLMAVAMTTPAEAVAAMHGTDASLSVVALGDNAAPVIDEAEIQAYVAPGDVQNDTLERSGNYTTTTTAQLASEAGIKNFSNLFRNNPNSNIQWPFSVGVTMSYGFGMRSGRMHEGIDFTPGNGAPVQAIADGTVRIASEAGGAYGVHVTIDHIVDGQLISSHYAHLQYGSLQVSPGQRVTVGTVIGHTGNTGRSYGAHTHFELLKNGTTAIDPWPWLQQYTDGTHTVG; from the coding sequence GTGCAGGCGACGTCGGAGACCCCGGGGACCGGCCGTGCCACAGTGCGGCGTCAGGCGGCGAGCGCGACTCCCGAGCGCCCCGCGGTGGTCTGGGGTCGCTCGGTCGACCCGAAGCGGACGGATGCCGCAGCCCCGCCCGCCCCGCAGGCCCCGGCGTCGTCGTACGTGACGCCCGCGTCCGACGTTCCGGCGCCGCGACCGTCGCTGTCGGCCGCGGACGCTCTTGTCGCTCCCGTGCTCCCCGACGTCGATTCCGCTCCCGTGGCATCGGGCCCTGCGCTCGCCGCCCCGGCCCCCGTGGCACCGGCCCCGTCGTCGGTCGACGTCCCCGTGGCCTCCGGCCCGGTCATCGACCCGATCGCTCCTCGCGCCCGCGCCCGGGCCGCCGTGCCGGCGGCGCCGGCCGCTCCCGCCGAGCACGTGAGCCGCCGCACCCGCCGCATCCAGACAGGTGCGCAGCCCGTCGTCGACGTCCCGCCCATCGCCGCGCAGACGCCCGCCGCGCCGGAGCGCGCGGCAGCCGTCTTCGAGGCGGCGCTGCCCACGCGCGAAGAGCCGGCACCGCTGCTCGACACCGTGCTCGTGCCCGCCGAGCCGTTCGAGCTGCTCTCACCCGCCGTCGAGGCTGCGGCCCCCGTCGAGGCTGTCACCCTTGCCGCCGAGCCGGCCGCTCCGGCCCCCGCCGGCGAGACCGCCTCCACGTGGATCGCCGAGACCTTCGCGAAGCTTCTGGCGGCCGACGCCGCAGCCACCGTCGCGTCGACGGCCGCGGCCGAACCGGTCCACACCGCGCAGACCGCCGCGCCGCATGCGCAGGCCGAGCCGACGCTCGCGGAGCCGCAGACGACCGCCGGGCCGCAGACCGCAGCGCCCCAGGCCGAGGCGCAGACCACTGTCCCGCCGCGGACGGTGCCCGGACGCCGCCGCGCCGCCGCGCACCAGACGACCACCCAGCCCGCAGTTCCGATGGCGCCGGCTGCTGCATCCCCTGCCGCTCCTGCGCCGCGCGTCGACGTCCCGTCGCCGACGACCGCCGCGCCGACCTCCGCCTCCGCGGCTCGGCCGGCCGACGCGCCGACGGCGCCGACGCACGCTGAGCAGCCCCGGCCCGAGCGCGTCGGACCTCTCACCGGGCCCATCCCTCAGCCCGCGGCATCCGATGTCGACGAATTCGAGGCCGCCTCGCGACTGTTCGCGTTCACGGGCGAGACCCCCGTCCAGCAGGCACAGCCCGACGCGCAGCCCGCGGGGGACGCACAGCCCGCCCCGCATGCGGCCACCCGCAGCGCTCCTGCTCGCCGCGGCGCCGCGTTCAAGCGCACTGCCACAGCCTCGTTCTCGGTGGGCGTGCTGGGGATCGTCGGGCTCATGGCCGTCGCCATGACCACGCCGGCGGAGGCGGTCGCCGCGATGCACGGCACCGACGCATCGCTGTCCGTCGTCGCCCTCGGCGACAACGCGGCACCGGTGATCGACGAAGCCGAGATCCAGGCCTATGTGGCTCCCGGTGACGTCCAGAACGACACCCTCGAGCGCAGTGGCAACTACACGACCACGACGACGGCCCAGCTGGCGTCCGAGGCCGGCATCAAGAACTTCTCGAACCTGTTCCGCAACAACCCGAACTCGAACATCCAGTGGCCGTTCTCGGTGGGTGTGACGATGTCGTACGGGTTCGGCATGCGCTCGGGCCGGATGCACGAGGGCATCGACTTCACGCCCGGCAACGGCGCCCCCGTGCAGGCCATCGCCGACGGCACCGTCCGCATCGCGTCGGAGGCCGGTGGCGCCTACGGCGTGCACGTGACCATCGACCACATCGTCGACGGCCAGCTCATCTCGAGCCACTACGCGCACCTGCAGTACGGCTCGCTGCAGGTCAGCCCGGGTCAGCGGGTCACCGTCGGCACCGTGATCGGCCACACCGGCAACACCGGACGCTCGTACGGGGCCCACACGCACTTCGAGCTTCTGAAGAACGGCACCACCGCCATCGACCCGTGGCCGTGGCTTCAGCAGTACACCGACGGCACCCACACGGTGGGCTGA
- a CDS encoding DUF4166 domain-containing protein has protein sequence MTSIFERALGADFDRLHPMMKRRFGVGLDAGEACVGRGVMAIIRRGPWWTIPFLQIGRLRNILIPDTGVDVPFVIENYPYRDPLGRETVTFVREYRIGSRRRRFDATMILDKGRVVDYLGTHQHLAVDLDLRVDERGGLLLTSGAQRFYEGLVGFRFPMIFSGRAHLREYYDDADERFHVDLEVHNRWFGFLFGYRGSFQCEWMPAVDAPARLKPRRHEART, from the coding sequence ATGACCTCCATCTTCGAGCGCGCGCTCGGCGCGGACTTCGACCGCCTGCATCCGATGATGAAGCGGCGCTTCGGCGTCGGCCTCGACGCGGGGGAGGCCTGCGTCGGCCGGGGCGTGATGGCGATCATCCGGCGGGGTCCGTGGTGGACGATCCCGTTCCTGCAGATCGGGCGGCTTCGCAACATCCTGATCCCCGACACCGGCGTCGACGTCCCCTTCGTCATCGAGAACTATCCCTATCGCGACCCGCTCGGACGCGAGACCGTCACCTTCGTCCGGGAGTACCGCATCGGCTCTCGCCGCCGCAGATTCGACGCCACGATGATCCTCGACAAGGGGCGTGTCGTCGACTATCTCGGCACGCACCAGCACCTCGCCGTCGATCTCGACCTGCGCGTGGACGAACGCGGTGGGCTGCTGCTGACCTCCGGTGCGCAGCGCTTCTACGAAGGCCTGGTCGGCTTCCGGTTCCCGATGATCTTCAGCGGCCGCGCGCATCTGCGCGAGTACTACGACGACGCCGACGAGCGGTTCCATGTCGACCTCGAGGTGCACAACCGCTGGTTCGGCTTCCTGTTCGGCTATCGCGGCAGCTTCCAGTGCGAATGGATGCCGGCAGTCGACGCGCCCGCGCGCCTCAAGCCCCGCCGGCACGAGGCGCGCACGTGA
- a CDS encoding inositol monophosphatase family protein → MSLEHDLESLAMEIAREAGELARVRREAGVAIAATKSALADIVTEADREVEALIRARLKAARPDDGFLGEESGAERGAGDVTWVVDPIDGTVNYAYGIPTYAVSIAAVHGEPDPREWTALAGVVYAPVSGEVFHAARGEGAWLGVSRLAVNPEVGPAGALLATGFGYDPATRPGDLELIARVMPSLARDLRRGGAASLDLSFVAAGRLDGYFERGLAPWDLAAGSLIVTEAGGRFGRAEPDGGTRGPLVVAATPAIFDRLAEAAGLV, encoded by the coding sequence ATGAGCCTCGAGCACGACCTCGAATCCCTTGCCATGGAGATCGCCCGCGAAGCCGGTGAGCTCGCCCGGGTGCGTCGCGAGGCCGGTGTCGCCATCGCCGCGACCAAGTCGGCGCTCGCCGACATCGTGACGGAGGCCGACCGCGAGGTCGAAGCGCTGATCCGCGCACGGCTGAAGGCCGCGCGACCCGACGACGGCTTCCTCGGGGAGGAGTCCGGTGCCGAGCGGGGCGCCGGCGACGTGACGTGGGTCGTCGATCCCATCGACGGAACCGTCAACTATGCGTACGGCATCCCCACCTACGCCGTCAGCATCGCGGCCGTCCACGGGGAGCCGGACCCTCGGGAATGGACGGCGCTCGCGGGTGTCGTCTACGCGCCGGTCAGCGGGGAGGTGTTTCACGCAGCACGGGGGGAAGGTGCGTGGCTGGGCGTGAGCCGGCTCGCCGTCAACCCCGAGGTCGGACCCGCGGGCGCGCTCCTCGCGACAGGCTTCGGGTACGACCCGGCCACCCGCCCCGGCGACCTCGAGCTGATCGCCCGGGTGATGCCGTCACTCGCCCGCGACCTGCGCCGTGGCGGGGCCGCCTCGCTGGACCTGTCGTTCGTCGCCGCCGGGCGTCTGGACGGGTACTTCGAGCGCGGACTGGCACCGTGGGACCTCGCCGCAGGCTCGTTGATCGTGACCGAGGCGGGTGGCCGCTTCGGTCGGGCTGAGCCTGACGGCGGCACCCGCGGACCGCTGGTCGTGGCGGCGACTCCGGCCATCTTCGACCGCCTCGCAGAGGCGGCCGGACTGGTCTGA